In the genome of Acidobacteriota bacterium, the window TTCGACAGATCTGAAAGCCGTCGAGTCCGGGCATCCGTAGATCGAGTAGAACGACGTCGGGCCGGAATGTCGCGACCAATCGACCGGCCTCGAACCCGTCCGCGGCGGTCAGAACCTCGTAGGACGTCGTTCGGGTCGTCAGATGCTCCGCCAGCACCTCACGGATGCTTGCCTCGTCGTCCACGACGAGGACCTTGGATTTCCCGGAGCCCTCCCGTAGCTCTTCCGGCAGCGGGATCCCGTTCTCTCGCATGAAGCGGATCAGGTCCTCCCGCCGGATCCGTCGGTGCCCTCCAGGCGTCCTGAAGGCCGGTAGACGGCCTGCGTTGACCCAGTTGATGATCGAGAGGGGGGAGACATGGCAGAGCTTCGCCGTCTCGAAAGTTGTGAACACCGCTTTCTGCTTCATGTCCCGGATACCTTACTTTATTTAAACAATTGGAATCTAACTCAATATCGACCAAACAGGGGTTCGTGTCAAGTCCTTCTGTCTATCCGGTGAACTTGTAGCCCACACGATGGACCGTCACGATGAAACAAGGGTCATTAGGCTGGTCTTCGATCTTCTTTCGTAGTTTGGCGATGTGCATGTCCACGGTGCGGGTGAAGGGCACGTTGTCGTATCCCCAGACCGCGTCGAGCAGTCGCTCACGAGGCAGGATCTCGCCTCGGTGGTCGATGAGAAACTGGAGCAGGCGAAACTCACGGGGCGAGAGGTTGATGGCGGACCCGTTCTTCGTGGCCTCCGACCGTTTAAAATCCAGCGCCACGTTGCCGAATTCGTAGGTGTCCACCTGGTCGACGACACGCTGTGTTCGTCGCATGACGGCCTCGACACGGGCCAACAGTTCGAGGAAGCTGAACGGCTTGGTCACGTAGTCATCCGCACCGGTCTTCAGGCCGATAACCTTGTCGATCTCCTGCCCCCGGGCCGTCAGCATGATGATCGGGACTCGGCTCCCCTGCTGGCGTAGTTTCTTGCAGACATCGAGGCCACTCATCTTCGGGAGCATGACATCCAGAACGATCAGATCGTGATCCGATTCGGTCGCCATCTGTAACGCCTCGACACCCTCGGTCGCGGCTCGTACGCGCCAGCCCTCGTAACTGAAGCCGTCGCGAAGCGCGACAGCCATGGCCTCGTCGTCTTCAACGATCAGAACATTGGGCATCAAGAGCTCCCGGCCTGAGGAAATGGCTCATCGATCGCCAATGGTTGCTTCGTGTCAACCTCATGGGTCGCACTGATCGGTAGTTCAATCGTAAACGTACTTCCCTGTTCGAGTTCGCTCTCGACGGTGACCCTGCCGCCGTGTG includes:
- a CDS encoding response regulator transcription factor, which produces MPNVLIVEDDEAMAVALRDGFSYEGWRVRAATEGVEALQMATESDHDLIVLDVMLPKMSGLDVCKKLRQQGSRVPIIMLTARGQEIDKVIGLKTGADDYVTKPFSFLELLARVEAVMRRTQRVVDQVDTYEFGNVALDFKRSEATKNGSAINLSPREFRLLQFLIDHRGEILPRERLLDAVWGYDNVPFTRTVDMHIAKLRKKIEDQPNDPCFIVTVHRVGYKFTG
- a CDS encoding response regulator, which encodes MKQKAVFTTFETAKLCHVSPLSIINWVNAGRLPAFRTPGGHRRIRREDLIRFMRENGIPLPEELREGSGKSKVLVVDDEASIREVLAEHLTTRTTSYEVLTAADGFEAGRLVATFRPDVVLLDLRMPGLDGFQICRTIKADPETKNTVVIAMTGFYSPETEARILECGAIRCFAKPVELPTLSAFIDSVFEAQQTRTRRRPTRA